The stretch of DNA TCTCGTTTATAAGCACTGGTGCTTCATAAAGAACAAGagcatcatcatcaaaatcaatTTTTCTACACTTATTTTCTTTTAGAGTGAAGACATGAACACTACTATTTTCCGTATTATCAAATGCTATCGACACTCGAACATGCATATTTATAGTCATCAACAGAGGATGCATATCCAAATCCGCAAGCAACATGATGAGAATTCAGTAAATATCCATCTGATGCATATTTGTGCATTTTGCGGGTGGCCGGGTTCCATATAATGAAATACTCTTTAGTAGGTGGTGTCAAGCAAATCAACCCATTACAACACCCTGTCAATTCAAGCTCATTTTTCTCGGCCCAAAAATCAACGTCTAGTTTAAGCAAATTATATTCAATATAACCAGAAATATGATCATCATCATTGTAAGTAAAAAGGTAACGATTATTACAACACTGGATAAACAAGGTGTTAACCGGAGCCGAAGGGTGGGAGTAGGGAGATTTGATAAGGTGGGCTTTGGCAAAATCAGAAGAAGAAAGAGTAGAGTACCATTGTTTCGAAACCGACTTAAATCGAATAATAGATGTAACCGGTAATCTTGTAAGTATTTCTTGAAATATCAAATCATCAAAGAGGTAGCCTTGTTGCTCAATCACGACATTGTCTCGCATATTGTCCGTCTTTTAGTAGTAATTGAGGTATCAATCACTACTAGGGTTTGTTAATTTAACGTTAAGGGTTGGGATTATTTTGGTAACATGGCCTTAATAAATTGGCTTTTATAATGACGGAAAGGTTAGGACTCGGTCGTGTTTTTGGTAATATTCTCAATGGAGATGGAAATTGGATTCGACTTTAGGTATTGACTAGTATTGCTGCCCGGCTTCGCCCgtgctacctctacttaccattaaatttttttttcattaaataaaattgcttaaagttgcataacccataaatttatcaataATACATTTTTcaatgacatatcctaaaattacgatgaaataaattttgagataaatccactactcccgctattaatattttactcttattaatgaaacaatagtaataacatttcactactttcccgtaatcattgttactttcactactcccgccgtaattattgttactgacactactgccgcattaatattgataatttcactactcccgccgtaattattgttactttcactattgccgtattaatattgattatttcactacttccgttgttgtttctaccactttcactaatctcgctgataatattgttacttttactattcaaatgagtgattactatcatataactatatccaatgttactacaattcttttaaagcgaattacttttactacttaggcatgcaattttaagaggattatatatttatataaatatattacatatatgcgttaaatcaaatcgaaagaattgtgcaatattatatattatggaatctaacttgaattatttataacctacttatattatatttttgtatgttaaataattaacatctctatacatccaataaactataaagtttaataaaattgcatagattttaaatttaatatataattttatgatgataataattaatatcataagtgtgcatgtttatactaattaattattttattttaaggaacttgaccatcttctagtcttctataaatatttaggaaaattaccaagcatcttctttcttttagtctccttgaaattgaccatcttaattaattattttattttaaggaaattgactatcttaattaatttttttattttaaggaaattgaccatgttttagtctcttacaaatgtttaggaaagttaccaagcttctatctaatttaattttaacccaaactatataatatttgcattgagatcccttaatcgggttcaTCAcatggtgctagtgatttaaaactatatagtataattaatttgtataactttctttaattacattgaagtctcttggtttctggatttaatatatagtattgattccGTTTCTATATTCTTTTAACTTTGGTATACGTTGAGTTGTAATTTGATTTACCAAATAATTTCTTTAATAAGGCCTTTTACTAAAAGAAAACACAGTTTCaagactatacaactggatgtacaatgAGCATTGTACATCTAAGGCTATTTTAGTCTTTTTTCAAATATTtttgcaaaaaaataaaaaatgggtAACGTAATTCAATTTTCAATCTAATCTTCATTCTCTCTCCAACTGtttccatatttttctaactTTTCTTCATCTTCCTCCATCATCCAGTTAATGAATCATCTTCTtccttaaattattataattaattgactatgcGGAACTGAGCATCATCTTGAAAGAATTTTTTTATCCAAATTTTCTAATGGATTAAAATAGTTTAAGCTCGTAttatttttacattagctcgtattcttatctgaatatatcgtattcttatgtgctcgtattttaaagCTCATAATCATTTTAAGCTCGCAttatttttacattagctcgtattcttatcttaatagtttgtattcttatgtgctcgtatttttaagctcgtgttctttttactttagctcgtattcttatattAATAGCTCTTATTCTTATGTGCTCATTTTTTTTAGTTCGTGATcattttaagctcg from Silene latifolia isolate original U9 population chromosome 10, ASM4854445v1, whole genome shotgun sequence encodes:
- the LOC141608282 gene encoding F-box/kelch-repeat protein At3g23880-like — its product is MRDNVVIEQQGYLFDDLIFQEILTRLPVTSIIRFKSVSKQWYSTLSSSDFAKAHLIKSPYSHPSAPVNTLFIQCCNNRYLFTYNDDDHISGYIEYNLLKLDVDFWAEKNELELTGCCNGLICLTPPTKEYFIIWNPATRKMHKYASDGYLLNSHHVACGFGYASSVDDYKYASPVLINETLYWRAFHSQDGRVIVSFDLGVEKFDIVKGLAYLGVMGGCLSKCYPDTANTNTGDMLMHIFESPATVKSIYLPKWFKSVMDSQAIGFTRTGKFFVTGSYVDDCEMMESAIDECNESLNKTEYEK